In one Polaribacter sp. ALD11 genomic region, the following are encoded:
- a CDS encoding PKD-like domain-containing protein, with protein MNKFIQLLKPRVVFIIPCFLAIMATSCTPEIDLYSVFPEIELSQEENDLQIIMGETIHFSATTINEAVYTEEWYLGDKLVSSEAAYAFIPEKSGTYVLSYAATNNAGAFTNKYTILVDAKIRPITTESNLYVTSLIDYLPAPGQFINTTLGSEEGAKTVEGKKGMVSLGGWGGSVSYAFDHTVINTADSNDLIVYGNAMSNFAEPGIVWVMQDENANGIADDTWYEIKGSADELDGTIKNYSVTYTKPEPITADVPWTDSEGNSGVVATNVFHKQAYYPASVTEDSYTITGTILSSSNIDMSNPRFITSAPFDAGYADNTPGGDKIDIAMAIDEDGNMVNLTGIDFIKVQTAIQANMGWLGELSTEVTGIADLSLL; from the coding sequence ATGAACAAATTTATTCAACTTTTAAAACCACGTGTAGTTTTTATTATTCCCTGTTTTTTAGCAATTATGGCTACTTCTTGTACTCCGGAAATAGACCTTTATAGTGTTTTCCCAGAAATTGAATTATCGCAAGAAGAAAATGACCTTCAAATTATAATGGGAGAAACCATTCATTTTTCTGCAACGACAATTAATGAAGCAGTGTATACCGAAGAATGGTATTTAGGTGATAAACTTGTGTCTTCTGAAGCGGCTTATGCTTTTATTCCTGAAAAATCTGGAACGTATGTTTTGTCTTATGCAGCTACTAATAACGCAGGAGCGTTTACAAATAAATATACTATTTTAGTGGATGCTAAAATTCGTCCAATTACAACTGAAAGTAATCTGTATGTTACCAGTTTAATCGATTATTTACCTGCTCCAGGTCAATTTATTAATACAACACTAGGTAGTGAAGAAGGAGCTAAAACTGTTGAAGGTAAAAAAGGGATGGTAAGTTTAGGTGGCTGGGGAGGCTCAGTTTCTTATGCTTTTGATCATACTGTAATTAATACAGCAGACAGCAATGATTTAATTGTTTATGGAAATGCGATGTCTAATTTTGCTGAACCTGGTATTGTTTGGGTAATGCAAGACGAAAATGCGAATGGTATTGCAGATGATACTTGGTATGAAATTAAAGGGAGTGCAGATGAGTTAGATGGAACTATAAAAAACTATAGTGTAACCTATACAAAACCAGAGCCTATTACTGCAGATGTACCATGGACAGATAGTGAAGGAAATAGTGGTGTTGTAGCAACCAATGTGTTTCATAAACAGGCATATTATCCAGCATCTGTTACAGAAGATTCTTACACAATAACAGGAACTATTTTGTCTAGTAGTAATATTGATATGAGCAATCCTAGGTTTATTACAAGTGCACCTTTTGATGCTGGTTATGCAGACAATACACCTGGTGGAGATAAAATAGATATTGCTATGGCAATAGATGAAGATGGAAATATGGTGAATTTAACAGGAATCGATTTTATTAAAGTTCAAACAGCTATTCAAGCAAACATGGGTTGGTTAGGAGAACTTTCTACAGAAGTTACAGGTATTGCAGATTTAAGTTTACTTTAA